Proteins encoded by one window of Melospiza georgiana isolate bMelGeo1 chromosome 18, bMelGeo1.pri, whole genome shotgun sequence:
- the HVCN1 gene encoding voltage-gated hydrogen channel 1 has protein sequence MAKYLKHFTVVGDDPVQWSNDYRKWEEEEETGEKQPDGEIKLEPPRRNISFQYMMKKVFSSHRFQIGVVCLVILDALLVLGELLMDLKIILPDRYNITPKVFHYLSLSILTIFLVEVGFKVFVYRREFFQHKFEVLDGIVVVVSFIMDIVLIFHEHEFEAVGLLILLRLWRVARIINGIILSVKTRSEQQVSKLKQANLKLATRVEQLEHSCLEKEQEIERLNNILKQYGLLSQQK, from the exons ATGGCCAAGTACCTGAAGCACTTCACGGTGGTGGGCGATGACCCCGTGCAATGGAGCAACGACTATCGGaaatgggaggaggaggaggagactgGGGAGAAGCAGCCAGATGGAGAGATCAAGCTGGAGCCCCCCAGGAGAAACATCTCCTTCCAGTACATGATGAAAAAGGTCTTCAGCTCTCACAGGTTTCAG ATTGGGGTTGTCTGCTTGGTGATCCTGGATGCCTTGTTGGTTCTTGGGGAATTGCTTATGGATTTGAAAATCATCCTTCCGGACAGATACAATATAACCCCAAAG GTTTTCCACTACCTCTCCCTGTCCATTTTAACCATTTTCCTGGTAGAGGTGGGGTTTAAAGTCTTTGTCTACCGCCGGGAGTTCTTCCAACACAAGTTCGAGGTGCTGGATGGGATCGTTGTCGTCGTGTCCTTCATCATGGACATCGTCCTCATCTTCCACGAGCACGAGTTCGAGGCCGTGGGGCTCCTGATCCTGCTGCGCCTCTGGAGGGTGGCCCGGATCATCAACG GAATCATTTTATCCGTGAAGACCCGCTCGGAGCAACAAGTGTCCAAGTTAAAGCAAGCAAACCTGAAACTTGCCACGAGGGTGGAACAACTGGAGCACAGCTGTTTGGAGAAG GAGCAAGAAATCGAGAGGCTGAATAACATATTGAAACAGTATGGACTCCTCAGCCAGCAAAAATAA
- the PPP1CC gene encoding serine/threonine-protein phosphatase PP1-gamma catalytic subunit, with translation MADIDKLNIDSIIQRLLEVRGSKPGKNVQLQENEIRGLCLKSREIFLSQPILLELEAPLKICGDIHGQYYDLLRLFEYGGFPPESNYLFLGDYVDRGKQSLETICLLLAYKIKYPENFFLLRGNHECASINRIYGFYDECKRRYNIKLWKTFTDCFNCLPIAAIVDEKIFCCHGGLSPDLQSMEQIRRIMRPTDVPDQGLLCDLLWSDPDKDVLGWGENDRGVSFTFGAEVVAKFLHKHDLDLICRAHQVVEDGYEFFAKRQLVTLFSAPNYCGEFDNAGAMMSVDETLMCSFQILKPAEKKKPNSSRPVTPPRGMITKQAKK, from the exons ATGGCGGATATAGACAAGCTCAACATCGACAGCATCATCCAACGGCTGCTGGAGG TGCGAGGATCAAAACCAGGCAAAAACGTCCAACTGCAAGAGAATGAAATTAGAGGATTGTGCTTGAAATCCAGAGAAATCTTCCTGAGTCAGCCTATTCTACTAGAACTTGAAGCTCCACTGAAAATCTGTG GTGACATCCATGGACAATACTATGACTTGCTCCGACTCTTTGAGTATGGGGGTTTTCCACCAGAGAGCAACTACCTGTTCCTTGGTGATTATGTTGACAGAGGAAAGCAATCTTTAGAAACAATTTGTCTTCTATTGGCCTACAAAATTAAATACCCAgagaattttttcctcctccgAGGGAACCACGAATGTGCCAGCATCAATAGAATTTATGGGTTTTATGATGAAT GTAAGAGAAGATACAATATTAAGCTGTGGAAAACCTTCACAGACTGTTTTAACTGTTTACCAATTGCAGCTATTGTGGATGAGAAAATATTCTGCTGTCACGGGG GTTTGTCACCAGACCTGCAGTCAATGGAGCAGATCAGACGAATCATGCGCCCCACGGATGTACCGGACCAGGGCCTCCTGTGTGACCTCCTGTGGTCTGACCCTGACAAGGATGTCTTGGGCTGGGGTGAAAATGACAGAGGAGTGTCCTTCACTTTTGGTGCTGAAGTGGTTGCTAAGTTTCTCCATAAACATGATTTGGATCTCATATGTAGAGCTCATCAG GTGGTTGAAGATGGATATGAGTTTTTTGCAAAAAGACAGTTGGTAACTCTGTTTTCTGCCCCAAATTACTGTGGAGAATTTGATAATGCGGGTGCCATGATGAGCGTGGATGAAACATTAATGTGCTCTTTCCAG ATCTTGAAACCTGCAGAGAAGAAGAAGCCCAATTCCAGCAGACCTGTAACACCTCCCAGGGGTATGATCACAAAACAAGCCAAGAAATAG